The Trichomycterus rosablanca isolate fTriRos1 chromosome 15, fTriRos1.hap1, whole genome shotgun sequence genome contains a region encoding:
- the trappc5 gene encoding trafficking protein particle complex subunit 5 produces the protein MESRFTKGKSAILERPLARAKTEVSVSAFALLFSEIVQYCQSRVYSVAELQGRLADMGQGVGASLLDVLVMREKNGKRETKVLNILLFIKVNVWKALFGKEADKLEQANDDDKTYYIIEKEPLINAYISVPKENSTLNCAAFTGGIVEAILTHSGFPAKVTVHWHKGTTLMIKFDEAVIARDKALDGR, from the exons ATGGAGAGTCGTTTCACTAAAGGCAAGTCTGCCATCCTGGAGCGGCCACTTGCCCGAGCCAAAACAGAGGTGAGCGTGAGTGCATTTGCACTGCTCTTTTCAGAGATCGTGCAGTACTGCCAGAGCCGTGTATACTCTGTAGCAGAGCTGCAGGGCCGACTGGCAGACATGGGTCAAGGTGTTGGAGCCAGCCTGCTGGATGTCCTTGTGATGAGAGAGAAAAATGGCAAGAGGGAGACCAAAGTGCTGAATATTCTCCTGTTTATCAAG GTAAATGTATGGAAGGCTCTGTTCGGCAAAGAAGCAGATAAACTTGAACAGGCCAACGATGATGACAAAACCTATTACATAATTGAGAAGGAACCACTAATTAATGCATACATCTCAGTACCTAAAGAGAACAGCACACTGAACTGCGCAGCCTTTACAGGGGGCATTGTGGAAGCTATCTTGACTCACAGTGGCTTCCCAGCTAAAGTCACAGTGCACTGGCATAAGGGAACCACGCTGATGATTAAGTTTGACGAGGCAGTCATTGCTCGTGACAAGGCTTTGGATGGTAGATAA